The nucleotide window gtgtagcaccacaaggtggtgacccgccaggaagattctagcgtaCATGGCTTGCAGaagcagtgaacatgcctccgccatgatggactgggcagagcaaacaTGCAGGgccacagagttggtcctagccatgccccacttaatatttaaaaaagaagtgctcctggtcagaaaatgatcacaaatacataataaagatagattcatggtggcgcatgcctttaatcccagcacctggttgaactctgagttcaaggccagcctggtctacaagagctagttccaggacaggctccaaagccacagagaaactctgtctcgaaaaaacaacaacaacaacaacaaaaaagacagattcagatttaaaagtcctctaaatgggtcaccgtgttggataaatgtacataagataaatggagacagaagaaaaagagtatagacagttataaaaagaagtaaatagctttaaaaattaaaacaaagtctttaagtctttaaagagacagtaaaagtaatataaaagagcacagacagtcatagattaaaggagtaaagaaaaataagccatgtaaagatggaaaaaacacagagtctggattatgtatattattgtgttttctttgaattttttgactccagacagacatttgattctggggactgctaagttaaaccaacataaaggtatcttggcttcaaaatttgagtctaagtatatgttactttggaaaagagggtctgcttttgtttccacagagtatgggaacctatggattccttccaggctaaaacagtttgatggaacaagacccccccaaaagtctccatgaaccctaaaaatactttgcctagtaatcagcaggaagtagtctagagaataacgcccaaattcccaaatattgtttataaatgtttgtcgTCATTTAAAGGGGAATGTGATACAGAGAGGAATACTTTACTTTGGGGCAGGTGTTGGGCATGGGGTCTGCCTGTGACCGGCATCAACATTCGCAGCATCAGTCTCCCACAGGGTTGGTTTTTGCTCCACCCCAACCCAACCCATGATGTCATACTCAGTGATTACATGTCTTTTCTGGCCTGCCGCAACGGGAGCCTGGACCTCAGTGGGTAGTGGAGGTGCCTGGGCACGTGTTGGGCTAGGAGGTGGCCGAGGCACAATGACTTCATGCTGTCTCCACAGACAGCAGCGGCCCAAACAGTGTGAGTCATGCAGTTAAAGCGCCGTGGGAATCTCAGCACCCCTGACGGATCACAGGGACAGCAGCCAACACGGATGTTAGGAGACCTGCAGGCTGGGAGGGGATCAGCCTGCCCACTCTCCTCCTGTACCTGCTGGGAATCTCAGCACCCCTGACGGATCACAGGGACAGCAGCCAACACGGATGTTAGGAGACCTGCAGGCTGGGAGGGGATCAGCCTGCCCACTCTCCTCCTGTACCTGCCCAGGACCTTCTCTCAAGGACCTGTAGCTCTTAGCAACAGAACTGGATGAAAGCCCAGGGCCATTTCCCAGCTGTGTGACCTCCGCAGCGCTGAGTGAGGCTATTCATTCCAGGCTTGGGAAAGGAAGGGGTAGGTGGGGACCAGAATCCACTCCTACACAGCTCCAGGTCCTACGCTCTGCATCATGAAGGGAAGAGTGGCTTCCTACTTAGCACTAACTGTCAGTTCTCCATCCACGAATACAAAGCCCCTGAGGTTTTATATACTTGGAGACTTCTCCCCTAGGGATGAGGAGTCAATTGACCAGGAAGGATCGGCCTTCAAGCACTTCCCACAGCTTCCCAGCTGGTGCAAAGGGACCAGCAGGATCACAAACCCAAGATACCCAACCTTTCATTTCATATCCAAGGAGTCTGAGCCCTTACAGATTCTACATAGCTTTCTCTGCACCCACGGGCCACACCATACGCAGGTGCAGTGGGGATCTACATTGTCCCCTCCGTGGGAACAGGCTGTATGATGACACATCTTAGTGGAGGTAAGGGTCACAAACAAGAAGCATGTTCAAATCCCACACTGCCACAGACAGACTGTGTGATGCGGGGCAAACCCCTTCACTCCTCTGACCCCACCGGGATTTTCTTCTGTTAAATGGGAGTCCTGTGGAGCCTAAAGTATTGGTCATTGAAGAGAGGAGTTTGATTGACGTTTATGGAGCACTGTGTGCTGACTGCAGAGTTGGGGTCAGGCTGAGGAGACCACCAGAGGAAACCGACTGGGCAGAGTAGTGTAGAGGTGTATATATGAGCAGCCACATGGTGTGTGTGAGCCGAGATAGGGAAGACCCCACCTGCCCCCGTCAGATCAACGTGGTCAGGAAAGACTCATGGAGGCTGTGATGGTCTGGACTCAAGCTGCCGACAGCTGAAAAAAAAGGACGTTCAAGGCAGAGGGGACAGCTTTAGCAGGGTGGCTCTGACCTTTCCCATGCCCTGGGCTCAGCGGGCAGAATAACCTGGTTCTATTTCAACGGTGCCCGGCTCGGtgcctctctccagccttcacCTCAGCTCAAAAGCTGCAGCCATAAATGCAGCAGCCGATGTCCTCCCGGTGGAGATCCTGCCCAGCCCTGGGACTGCCGGGTTTTGCTTTGCCTCTGAGGCTAGTTTCCCGGGAAAGCTCTAACCACAGCAGGTCCCCAGACAGCCCAGGGtgaatctctccagccctccctgcaGCTCAGCTGCTGGCCCGTCTTCAGAGGCCTTGGACTTCCTCTCGTGCTAAGAGCTTTACACAAGTGAGACCCACTACCTGGAGGGCTCTTTAAGGCTCTCCCGATGTAGCCAGCTCTCTTTCTCAGTTTTGATCAGGTTTTTTTCCCTCCCATCCCACTTCCCCCAACAGATACCTTCAGCACCAATTGCCCCTTCTCCAAAAGGCTAAGCTGACTTTTCTGTACCTGCCTTTCTAGTCACCTTGCCTACCCCCACCCTGTTCCATGCTTTTTTATATCCCAACAATCTGCCTCTGTCTAGCTCTCAACCTCCTCATTCACACTGtgaattaaaaaagagagagagagaacgctcatgtagctcaggatggcagTGATGTTGTAGTTGCTTGCTTCGTGTATACAATGTCCTAGGTTGAAACCAAACACTGAACAAACTCAGTGCCTTGGAGGCAGGTGGgcaatggaggcaggaagatcagaagtgtACGGTTAGGATGGATTGAATGTAATTGTctcccataaactcataggaCATGGCACTactaggtgtagccttgttggaggaagtgtgtcaccgtggggggtgggctttgaggtctcatatatgcccaaGCCAGTGCTCAGTCCAGTTCCTGTTGCATTTGATCAAGATGAAGCCAGCACTATATCTGCCTGAACACTGCGatgctcccagccatgatgataatggactaaacctttgaaattaTGTTACCACCTCagggaaatgttttcctttctaggagttgctgtggccatggtgtctcttcacagcaatagaaacttggAATCATGACCCTATctcaaacgcacacacacatagtgaagttcaagctgggcctggtggcgcacacctttgggAGACATGACTAGGAGGattgcagtgagttcaaggctagcctgatctacatcaCGAGTTCTgtgccagcctgggttacagggtAAGCCCCGTCTCAATCCACCGcctccaaaataataaaataaaaacaattaaaaatgaaaaggaaggtcgAGAAGGGCACAACAGAcccttgtaatcctagcacttggagacagaagcaggagtgtctcaagttccaggacaactgaaATTAGAGGGAcccatccaaaacaaaacaaacaaaagagaaattgaaACCTTTCCAGtaggctgggggtgtagctccaTGATACAATGCTCACCTTGCATGTTCAAAGTCCCacgttcaatccccagcactgaaataaatacacagaaatttaAAGACATGgttgtagtggcacacacctagcaacttagtgagaccctggctcagaaTCCAAAGTAAAAGAAAGCTGGAGCTCAATGGTACTTATATAGCATGCATGAGCGCCTGGGTTTCGTTCTCGGTCAATTCCTCTGctgaaaagaatgaaattaaaattttatttatttattattattttatgcgtgtgcatggtgtgtgtgtgtgtgtttgcatggtatgtgtgtgttcatggtgtgtgtgcatggtgtgtgtgtgcatgatatgtgtgatcatggtgtgtgtgtgtgtgtgtgtgtgtacatggtgtgtgtctgtgtgcatggtgtatgtctgtgtatgtgtgtgtgcaagcatgccaCATGAGTGTGTGGTGGTCAGAAAACAATGGGTggaagccagttctctccttacaATCTATGGACTCTAGGGATCCAGCTCAAGAAATCAGGTTTtacagcaagtgtctttatcttTAACTCAGCCACTTAAAAaacaatatatgtatttattcagCTTTTTGGATCTAGAAAATCAAATCACTTATCACCCTAATAAGTTTCCAAAATTCCCTTCCCGCTTGCCCCACCAGCCTTACTCTCTCTTTGGTCCCTGTTTctatagtccaggttggcctcaaaattgTGACCcctcttccctccacctccctagtcctgggattccaggtctggcctctggcctcctgacactttctctgtctccttccttcctccctcccacctgtcCCACACTCGCTCAACACCTCCCCCAGCAGCCCCCTCTGGTCAGGGTGCAGCCCCCCAGCCTCAGTCCTTTCCtcttggtttctctctgtagcctccACCCTTTCCCGGCAGCTCATCTCTCTCCCATCCGTCCACCCTGCCCACTGGGTAAAACACAGGACAGCTGCCTAGTTTCCTTCCTTGGGAAAGAAGGGAGTGGGCCAGCTATTGCGGTCTTCCTCTCACAGTCATGGCTAACTCTGATATCCTACTGCTGGATATcacactgtttctctctctctctctctctctctctctctctctctctctctctctctctctctctctctctctctttctcattaggattttatatagtccaggctggtctcgaatttgGAGCAGGAGATggtcttgaatttatttttctctaaatttaattttattactttatgtttCTAGGTGTATGGCTGCATACCacgtgcaggccagaagagggcgccagaacctcttgaacgggagttacagacaggagtTACAGTAGCGCCGTCAAGAGAGTACAGGGAGGCTCTTCCTGTAAGCGGCCAGAGGTGACCCGTGAAGATGGTTCGCTACTCTCTTGACCcagaaaaccccacaaaatcaTGCAAATCGAGAGGATCAAACCTTCGGGTTCACTTTAAGAACACCCGTGAAACGGCCCAGGCCATCAAGGGTATGCATATCCGAAAAGCCACCAAGTATCTGAAAGATGTCACTTTGAAGAAGCAGTGTGTGCCATTCCGACGGTACAATGGTGGAGTCGGTAGGTGCGCCCAGGCCAAACAGTGGGGCTGGACACAGGGTCGGTGGCCAAAAAAGAGTGCAGAATTTTTGCTGCACATGCTGAAAAATGCAGAGAGCAATGCTGAACTGAAGGGTTTAGATGTGGACTCTCTGGTCATTGAGCACATCCAGGTGAACAAAGCACCTAAGATGCGCCGACGAACTTACAGAGCTCATGGCCGGATTAACCCATACATGAGCTCCCCTTGCCACATTGAGATGATCCTCACTGAAAAGGAACAGATtgttccaaagccagaagaggaggttgcacagaagaaaaagatatcccagaagaaactgaagaaacaaaaacttatggCACGTGAATAAATTCAACAtgaaataaatgcagataaaagtaaaaaaaaaaaaaaaaaaaaaaaaaaaaaaaaaaaaaaaaaaagagagtacaGGGAGtagaacctgggtcccctgctgagctaatagcactggctgctctcgaAATTCTTCTAAATTCTCTCACTGGAGACATGGAAACAGGCTGAGTCAAGCCAATACCACAAACACCAGGTACCTGGTATGTGTCTAGCACACGGCAAATGCTAGGCATTCCTGTGTTCTCAGGATCTAGAGATGACCTCTAGATCCCTGGGTAAAGGTTAGAGGTGCCAGACGCGCCACTCCCCCCTtcacccccccgccccccattGAGTTCCATAAGGCCCAGAGTGGCCTTTCCCAGAGCAACAGGGTGGCACGCACAGACAGGCCTTGGTCATGGCCTCAGGAcgtctccactctgctcccagTTTTGGTGCCGGGCCAGACAGGAGCTTTGTCAGGCTGCACGTCCTGCCCATCCACATGCGCCTTTGCACACGGAAGGCAGAGGctgtcttctttgcttttttatgtACTTCTGTGTTTACTGCTGGCGGGGCCGGGGTGGGGTGTATGAGTGTCACAGTgcacacggaggtcagaggatggtTTGTGGATGTTTTTTCCTTTCACCACGCGAGTTCCCAGGGATAAACCGAGGTCCTTCGGCTTGGTggaaagcacctttacccactgggctcTCTCGTCAGTGCCCACGCCCTCCACCATCTTCACAGAGGTGGGACCACACCTACTATTGCTGACCCAGTGATAGCACATTCCAGGAAGTCTACGGTGTGTGTGAGCAACATGTGCTCATGAGACTTgaccttttctctttgttttgttttaaaatatggtctcctgggcaggcagatctctgtgagtctgaggtcagcctggtcaacagagtgagttccaggacagctagagctccacagagaaatcctgtccc belongs to Microtus pennsylvanicus isolate mMicPen1 chromosome 13, mMicPen1.hap1, whole genome shotgun sequence and includes:
- the LOC142834106 gene encoding large ribosomal subunit protein uL22 is translated as MVRYSLDPENPTKSCKSRGSNLRVHFKNTRETAQAIKGMHIRKATKYLKDVTLKKQCVPFRRYNGGVGRCAQAKQWGWTQGRWPKKSAEFLLHMLKNAESNAELKGLDVDSLVIEHIQVNKAPKMRRRTYRAHGRINPYMSSPCHIEMILTEKEQIVPKPEEEVAQKKKISQKKLKKQKLMARE